In Candidatus Desulfatibia profunda, the sequence TGATATTATAAAGAACTTTGAAGGGGACATTGACATTGCGCTGTTGGATGTTAAATTGCCGGACATGGAAGGCGGCATGATCTACCCGCTTATCAAGAAAACCCGACCAAATACAAAGGTTATCGTTTGCAGCGGTTATTCTATGGATGGCCCCGCACAGGAAATTCTATATGCAGGTGCGGAGGACTTTATTCAAAAACCGTTTTCTTTTGGATCATTGTCGGCAAAATTAAAGACTGTGCTAG encodes:
- a CDS encoding response regulator, whose protein sequence is MVPIFFPAIAAEKKEEKVPMIKVIPDTGTVLVVEDEEIVMNVNRAMLERLGYRVLEAKTGKETIDIIKNFEGDIDIALLDVKLPDMEGGMIYPLIKKTRPNTKVIVCSGYSMDGPAQEILYAGAEDFIQKPFSFGSLSAKLKTVL